In a genomic window of Streptomyces sp. SJL17-4:
- a CDS encoding permease: MDELLALGRFILFEVLHYLPWFLVAIVLGIAVQRLSIDVVARRSFAHGRRGVLGIAIVTAIGAFSPFCSFTVIPLIRRFLIAGVPLSAVMSFWIASPSMDPEIYALSAAQLGLPIATARLIGALALSFGAGLIVLALERRGRFADPLLDSTEEKTPAKTCSQETVTVPETACSTAKATVPEPVTVGGSGAGGGTSEGGCGGTAQEPAPAAGGCSTPARNDADDDGTPWRVLVRRDIKNLRAGEILKEIVSDSLILGKWLLLAIVLEALIVRYVPTDVVSGILGTDGVLSVLVAGLISVPLYLNGVGAIPVVEGLLDQGMVAAAGVTFLLGGAITTIPAMVAVKSVVKAKVFAFYLGVGLLGSMGIGLVSLAIL; encoded by the coding sequence GTGGACGAATTGCTGGCCCTTGGCCGGTTCATCCTGTTCGAGGTGCTGCACTATCTCCCGTGGTTCCTGGTCGCCATCGTCCTGGGGATCGCCGTACAGCGTCTGTCGATCGACGTGGTCGCGCGCCGCAGCTTCGCCCACGGGCGCAGGGGCGTCCTCGGCATCGCCATCGTCACGGCCATCGGAGCGTTCAGCCCCTTCTGCTCCTTCACCGTGATCCCTCTGATCCGCCGTTTCCTGATAGCCGGCGTCCCGCTCTCGGCGGTCATGTCGTTCTGGATCGCCTCCCCCTCCATGGACCCGGAGATCTACGCGCTCTCCGCCGCCCAGCTCGGGCTCCCCATCGCCACCGCCCGCCTCATCGGTGCCCTGGCACTGAGCTTCGGCGCGGGTCTCATCGTCCTGGCGCTCGAACGGCGTGGACGGTTCGCCGATCCGCTGCTCGACTCCACTGAGGAGAAGACGCCGGCGAAGACCTGCTCGCAGGAGACGGTGACCGTTCCCGAGACGGCGTGCTCCACGGCGAAGGCGACCGTCCCCGAGCCCGTGACCGTCGGTGGCAGCGGTGCGGGCGGCGGCACGTCCGAGGGCGGCTGCGGAGGCACCGCACAGGAGCCCGCGCCCGCAGCGGGAGGGTGCTCGACGCCCGCACGGAACGACGCGGACGACGACGGCACTCCGTGGCGTGTGCTCGTCCGGCGTGACATCAAGAACCTCCGCGCCGGCGAGATCCTCAAGGAGATCGTCAGCGACTCGCTGATCCTGGGCAAGTGGCTGCTGCTCGCCATCGTCCTCGAAGCCCTGATCGTCCGCTACGTGCCCACCGACGTCGTGTCGGGCATCCTGGGCACGGACGGCGTCCTCTCCGTCCTGGTCGCCGGGCTCATCAGCGTCCCGCTCTACCTCAACGGCGTCGGTGCCATCCCGGTCGTCGAGGGCCTCCTGGACCAGGGCATGGTCGCTGCCGCGGGTGTCACCTTCCTCCTCGGCGGTGCCATCACGACGATCCCGGCGATGGTGGCTGTCAAGAGCGTCGTCAAGGCCAAGGTCTTCGCGTTCTACCTCGGCGTGGGCCTCCTCGGCAGCATGGGTATCGGCCTGGTCTCGCTGGCGATCCTCTGA
- a CDS encoding GNAT family N-acetyltransferase, whose product MAAPPRTAIALAPMTDDHAPAVMAIYQQGIDEGNATFETAAPPWSAFDTSKLPAHRLVALDPQRQVVGWTAVSRVSARPAYAGVVEHSVYVSPTARGAGVGRALLEALIVSTEKAGIWTIQAGIFPENTASLALHESVGFRVLGRRERVARHHGVWRDVLLVERRSPVVE is encoded by the coding sequence ATGGCCGCACCCCCACGCACCGCAATCGCTCTCGCCCCCATGACCGACGACCATGCGCCCGCCGTCATGGCGATCTACCAGCAGGGCATCGACGAGGGAAACGCCACGTTCGAGACGGCCGCACCGCCGTGGAGCGCCTTCGACACCTCCAAGCTGCCCGCCCACCGGCTCGTGGCGCTCGACCCTCAACGGCAGGTCGTCGGTTGGACGGCGGTGTCCCGCGTCTCGGCTCGCCCCGCCTACGCGGGAGTCGTCGAGCACTCCGTGTACGTCAGTCCCACGGCGCGCGGAGCCGGCGTGGGACGAGCGCTTCTGGAAGCGCTGATCGTCTCCACGGAGAAGGCGGGGATCTGGACGATCCAGGCAGGCATCTTCCCCGAGAACACGGCGAGCCTGGCCTTGCACGAGTCCGTGGGGTTCCGCGTGCTGGGCCGGCGGGAACGCGTGGCCCGCCACCACGGCGTCTGGCGCGACGTCCTCCTCGTGGAGCGCCGTAGCCCGGTGGTCGAATGA